In Bacillus sp. SB49, a single window of DNA contains:
- a CDS encoding ABC transporter ATP-binding protein, giving the protein MTSPALEIQRITKQFKGPVVLSELSFTMEKGQILSVVGPSGSGKTTLLRVLAGLEKPTSGTILMNGQDITRQKANQRDISLVFQQPLLFPHMTVEENITYGAKVSKKYTPEKIEQLLAAIGMTDYRSHFPSQISGGQQQRTALARAMATEPEVILFDEPFSSLDPHLRQDLRYWVRDFLVKRNTTALFVTHDLEEAMIMGDRIALFQDGAFQQIGDADTLHDYPANIHVASFMGGHFIIDDRTYVPLKHVRFHSSEKEEDSLTFQGRVEHITYNHGHPIAHIELPELEKKLAIPLQDRSLIETDVLLYVNKADVRTFQAGIQ; this is encoded by the coding sequence ATGACAAGCCCAGCTCTGGAAATTCAACGGATCACTAAACAGTTTAAAGGACCGGTCGTATTGAGTGAACTTTCCTTTACCATGGAAAAAGGTCAGATACTCAGTGTGGTCGGACCATCAGGAAGTGGGAAAACCACCCTCCTGCGTGTCCTTGCCGGCCTGGAAAAACCGACAAGCGGAACAATCCTGATGAACGGACAGGATATTACGAGGCAGAAAGCCAATCAACGGGATATCAGCCTCGTCTTTCAACAACCGCTCCTGTTCCCCCATATGACTGTGGAAGAAAACATTACGTACGGAGCGAAAGTATCCAAAAAATACACGCCCGAAAAGATAGAGCAGCTGCTTGCTGCCATCGGAATGACAGATTACCGAAGCCACTTCCCATCACAAATATCCGGCGGCCAGCAGCAGCGGACCGCGCTCGCCAGGGCTATGGCGACAGAACCGGAAGTTATATTGTTCGATGAACCATTCAGCAGCCTCGACCCTCATCTACGCCAGGATCTGCGCTATTGGGTGCGTGACTTTTTAGTGAAACGGAACACGACCGCTTTGTTCGTTACGCATGACCTGGAGGAAGCTATGATCATGGGGGATCGGATCGCCCTCTTTCAGGATGGAGCCTTTCAGCAGATCGGGGATGCGGATACGCTCCATGACTATCCTGCCAACATCCACGTCGCATCCTTCATGGGTGGCCACTTTATCATTGATGACCGGACCTACGTGCCTTTAAAGCATGTAAGATTTCACTCGTCGGAAAAAGAAGAGGATAGCTTGACTTTTCAGGGAAGGGTGGAACACATTACGTACAACCACGGCCATCCCATCGCTCATATCGAGCTTCCTGAGCTGGAGAAGAAGCTTGCCATCCCTCTCCAGGACCGCTCGCTTATAGAAACGGACGTACTTCTATATGTAAACAAGGCGGACGTGCGTACCTTTCAGGCGGGGATACAGTGA
- a CDS encoding ABC transporter permease, whose protein sequence is MTLKKTLFYLVTGGVFVFPLFLLLLQSLSAPFRFHTGNGITLQWTSYQRLWNDPYLIEATGTSVLIAFSVLILNFLIALPAGKALATTTFRGKVILEAFLLAPLLIPVLAITMGLHLWMIRIGLADTAAGVILIHLIPTVPYSIKIFHNTYKQIGSSMLQQPEVLGAGKLQQLFTIELPLMKPAIRSTTFLTIVISLSQYAITSIIGGGQVRTLPMVFFPFMENADPSLMSAFSIWFALVPLAMYAIVEGMISFLPYTHTRWRNQR, encoded by the coding sequence ATGACCTTGAAGAAAACATTGTTTTACCTGGTCACAGGGGGAGTATTCGTATTTCCTCTGTTCCTTTTGCTTTTACAGAGCCTCAGCGCTCCATTCCGGTTCCACACAGGAAATGGGATCACGCTTCAATGGACGAGCTATCAGCGGCTTTGGAATGACCCTTATTTGATCGAAGCGACAGGGACATCCGTTCTAATAGCTTTCAGTGTGCTTATCCTCAACTTCCTGATCGCCCTCCCCGCCGGAAAAGCTCTTGCGACGACAACTTTCCGCGGCAAGGTGATTCTGGAAGCATTCCTGCTTGCCCCCCTGCTTATTCCCGTTCTTGCCATTACCATGGGCCTTCACCTTTGGATGATCCGAATCGGGTTGGCAGACACAGCAGCAGGCGTCATACTTATTCACCTGATCCCGACGGTTCCCTACAGCATCAAGATTTTCCATAACACCTATAAGCAGATCGGATCTTCCATGCTGCAGCAGCCCGAAGTACTGGGAGCAGGAAAGCTCCAGCAGCTGTTTACCATTGAACTGCCCCTGATGAAGCCGGCGATCCGGAGCACGACATTCCTGACGATCGTCATCAGTCTCAGTCAGTATGCGATAACTTCGATCATTGGGGGAGGACAGGTACGGACCCTTCCGATGGTATTCTTTCCGTTCATGGAGAATGCCGATCCGTCCCTGATGTCCGCCTTCTCCATTTGGTTCGCACTCGTACCACTAGCTATGTATGCCATAGTGGAAGGAATGATTTCCTTCCTCCCATATACTCATACACGATGGAGGAATCAACGATGA